From Microcystis aeruginosa NIES-2549, a single genomic window includes:
- a CDS encoding Uma2 family endonuclease, whose translation MFTTIEDKQSLSLEAFLVLPETKPAREYYHGIVTQKPMPKGKHSILQFELASAINQQTKPLKLAYALPELRCTFAERSIVPDIAVIRWENLPRDLDGEMADKFLSYPDWIIEIMSPEQSVTLVMEKIIFCLQQGTELGWLIDPSAKSVTVFQTGLPKVHIATAGNNQPLAVIKGLESWLISAVDIFAWLKV comes from the coding sequence ATGTTTACCACAATAGAAGATAAACAATCCCTTTCCCTCGAAGCATTTCTTGTCCTTCCAGAAACTAAGCCTGCTAGAGAATATTATCATGGAATTGTCACTCAAAAACCTATGCCCAAAGGAAAACACAGCATCTTACAATTTGAGTTAGCCTCTGCCATTAATCAACAGACTAAACCTCTAAAATTAGCTTATGCTCTACCTGAATTACGTTGTACTTTTGCAGAACGTTCAATTGTGCCAGATATTGCGGTGATTCGTTGGGAGAATTTGCCACGAGATCTAGATGGAGAAATGGCTGATAAATTTTTAAGTTATCCCGATTGGATTATTGAAATTATGTCTCCTGAACAATCTGTTACCTTAGTGATGGAAAAGATTATTTTCTGTTTACAACAAGGAACAGAATTAGGTTGGTTGATTGATCCTTCAGCAAAGTCAGTCACCGTTTTTCAAACAGGATTACCGAAAGTACATATTGCAACCGCAGGCAATAATCAGCCTTTAGCGGTGATTAAAGGATTAGAAAGTTGGCTAATATCAGCAGTGGATATTTTTGCTTGGCTAAAGGTTTAA